The Trichoderma atroviride chromosome 5, complete sequence genome contains a region encoding:
- a CDS encoding uncharacterized protein (EggNog:ENOG41): MASMRANSKFNLATQPVIPAKYRCKVGGEWKPLNAFSKNQQRFVQFQMDRRQRIDAANSGMTCKEHTSSQRTEMTCELCGLTKPLNEFSGNSKRHESAHCKRCTAWMETQEPEVVPAPLETGHISVEEERGEMWPATFVDDTDFFSDDLVPQAPITGLSSLGLGDIDPSRLDMSSILSGRLPSTTPAPAARPGPSNVLPPHLRGLIAQQPTPSHDGNDASEYAPSESGFTPSSVSTATTVREMRDSNKPRRVSFNAWDPTGLQHRNVKSFTASSTAGSSTRASSSDAGEGQSLNTGVPGRNNWAKDVRMTATELRQVGTNHHLAARQVAPVKHRPQEHNFEAFCEPDDDDEDY; the protein is encoded by the exons ATGGCGAGCATGAGGGCAAACTCCAAGTTCAACTT GGCAACGCAGCCGGTCATCCCAGCCAA GTACCGGTGCAAAGTTGGCGGGGAGTGGAAACCTCTCAACGCATTTTCCAAGAACCAACAGAGATTCGTTCAGTTCCAGATGGACCGTCGACAGCGCATCGACGCGGCAAACTCTGGAATGACTTGCAAGGAGCACACATCTAGCCAGCGTACAGAGATGACTTGCGAACTGTGCGGGCTCACCAAGCCCTTGAACGAGTTCAGTGGCAATAGCAAGAGGCATGAGAGTGCT CACTGCAAAAGATGCACTGCCTGGATGGAGACCCAGGAACCAGAGGTTGTGCCTGCGCCACTGGAGACTGGCCACATCTCCGTCGAGGAGGAACGCGGAGAAATGTGGCCGGCCACTTTTGTCGACGATACCGATTTCTTTTCCGACGATCTCGTGCCTCAAGCACCAATCACTGGTCTGTCATCCCTAGGCTTGGGAGATATTGATCCGTCTCGGCTCGATATGTCTTCCATTCTCAGTGGCCGTTTGCCTTCGACCACTCCTGCACCGGCTGCCAGACCAGGACCGAGCAACGTACTGCCGCCGCATCTTCGCGGCCTCATCGCGCAGCAACCGACGCCCTCTCACGATGGTAATGATGCTTCAGAGTACGCACCCAGTGAGAGTGGTTTCACTCCGAGCAGCGTTTCGACGGCTACGACGGTCAGAGAGATGCGGGATTCCAACAAACCACGCCGCGTATCTTTCAACGCTTGGGATCCAACGGGATTACAGCACCGAAATGTAAAGTCATTCACAGCAAGCTCAACTGCCGGCAGTTCGACCAGGGCTTCTTCTAGCGATGCGGGAGAAGGACAAAGCTTGAATACTGGAGTCCCAGGCAGGAACAACTGGGCCAAAGAC GTCCGGATGACCGCAACGGAGTTACGCCAGGTTGGAACGAACCATCACCTCGCAGCTCGGCAGGTTGCTCCAGTCAAGCATCGCCCCCAGGAGCATAATTTCGAGGCCTTTTGTGAGCcggacgatgacgacgaagactACTAG
- a CDS encoding uncharacterized protein (EggNog:ENOG41) has translation MEPSNRNARFDEIFDQLFHRCLNTEEYAKAFHELLPDPEERRAYSQWCLKQSQPHLANPVGILTPARFIQIADRINFLNSTERKELLPGLTWAFRPWIPLGYEDTTFYRLLPSIHNLTPQKQDFPKTNYEVLDTAFLGVNTTVQPREPSQPLNRRALNLSEQSTQSAESDDADAPGFVFHELGELQCLECDTFAEMPTTLEEGDNYRGTWEPTGFSVVARLGNFGRMDGIYVIYNMNPCDEHSGLRRQVTDSEWGIPPSSPEVQFSCAKIGRALRDFGFQKRLTWNEQIQHPVELVWVVRSSTGSAMRITVDSNYRTHS, from the coding sequence ATGGAACCTTCAAACCGCAATGCTCGTTTTGATGAGATCTTTGATCAGTTATTTCATCGCTGCCTCAACACCGAAGAGTACGCAAAGGCTTTTCACGAGTTACTCCCGGATCCAGAGGAGCGCCGCGCATACAGCCAATGGTGCCTCAAACAGAGTCAGCCGCATTTGGCCAACCCTGTTGGTATTTTGACGCCGGCTCGGTTTATTCAAATCGCAGATAGAATCAACTTCCTCAATTCGACGGAACGCAAAGAGCTACTACCCGGACTCACATGGGCTTTTCGGCCGTGGATTCCCCTTGGCTATGAGGATACGACATTCTACCGCCTGCTCCCATCCATTCACAACTTAACGCCGCAGAAACAGGACTTTCCCAAGACAAATTATGAAGTCCTAGACACTGCATTTCTTGGCGTGAACACCACAGTGCAGCCCCGTGAGCCATCTCAGCCGCTTAACCGCCGCGCGCTTAATCTATCAGAGCAGTCAACCCAATCAGCAGAGTCAGATGACGCAGATGCCCCGGGATTTGTTTTCCACGAGCTTGGCGAGCTGCAGTGTTTGGAATGCGACACCTTTGCTGAGATGCCGACAACATTGGAGGAGGGCGACAACTACAGAGGAACCTGGGAACCGACCGGCTTTTCTGTTGTGGCTCGGCTTGGCAATTTTGGCCGTATGGACGGAATCTATGTCATCTACAACATGAACCCCTGCGACGAACACAGTGGCTTGCGGAGGCAAGTTACAGACAGCGAATGGGGTATCCCGCCCAGCTCACCCGAAGTGCAATTTTCATGCGCAAAGATTGGCAGAGCTCTACGAGACTTTGGGTTTCAGAAGAGGCTGACTTGGAATGAGCAAATTCAGCATCCAGTCGAATTAGTGTGGGTGGTGAGATCGTCAACGGGGAGTGCAATGCGCATAACGGTGGACAGTAACTACAGGACCCATTCGTAG